A single Bosea sp. PAMC 26642 DNA region contains:
- a CDS encoding type II toxin-antitoxin system VapB family antitoxin, with product MALNIKDPETEKAVRTLAKRRGLTLTQAVRQAVDGELDKDELSDEEKARRIAESKLWLAEFYKKYDIKPAERSMTKQEMDDIIGYDENGMW from the coding sequence ATGGCCCTCAACATCAAGGATCCCGAGACCGAGAAGGCCGTGCGCACGCTGGCCAAGCGTCGCGGTCTGACGCTGACACAGGCCGTGCGCCAGGCGGTCGATGGCGAACTCGACAAGGATGAGTTGTCCGACGAGGAGAAGGCGCGGCGGATTGCCGAGAGCAAACTCTGGTTGGCGGAGTTCTACAAGAAATACGACATCAAGCCGGCCGAGAGGTCCATGACCAAGCAGGAAATGGACGACATCATTGGCTATGATGAGAACGGCATGTGGTGA